A window of Nitrospira sp. contains these coding sequences:
- a CDS encoding segregation/condensation protein A, with protein sequence MDQPELPYQVKIENFEGPLDLLLHLIKKNEINIYDIPIALIAQQYLDYLSVMKELNLAVAGEFLVMAATLLHIKSRMLLPVDEVAVDEEDGPDPREELVRRLLEYKQFKEAASQLDYKERLWRDTFGREPGPPIEIAKDESLLDEISLFDLVDALQGVLSRHPGKRLVEIIPDNLTVRTRMSAIIEALEVHESMPFTALFEESSHRLVVIVTFLALLELIRIKVVRVFQTETFGTILVSRAFTAVAEGDLVEESEWKNP encoded by the coding sequence ATGGACCAACCTGAACTGCCCTACCAAGTCAAGATCGAGAATTTCGAAGGCCCGCTCGATCTCCTCTTGCATCTCATCAAAAAGAACGAAATCAACATCTATGATATTCCCATTGCGCTGATCGCTCAGCAGTATTTGGACTATCTGTCGGTGATGAAGGAGTTGAATCTCGCTGTGGCCGGCGAGTTCTTGGTGATGGCGGCTACGTTGCTTCACATCAAGTCCCGTATGCTGCTGCCGGTCGACGAGGTCGCGGTCGACGAGGAAGACGGGCCGGATCCTCGCGAAGAACTCGTGCGGCGATTGCTCGAATATAAGCAGTTTAAAGAAGCCGCGTCCCAGCTGGATTATAAGGAACGCCTCTGGCGGGACACGTTTGGCCGTGAGCCCGGTCCACCGATCGAAATCGCAAAAGATGAGAGCCTGCTCGACGAGATTTCGCTATTTGATCTGGTCGACGCGTTGCAGGGCGTGCTGTCCCGACATCCCGGAAAACGCCTGGTTGAAATCATTCCGGACAACTTGACGGTTCGTACGCGCATGAGCGCGATCATCGAGGCGCTGGAGGTACACGAATCCATGCCGTTCACGGCGCTGTTCGAAGAATCGAGTCACCGGTTGGTGGTGATCGTCACCTTTCTGGCGTTGTTGGAATTGATTCGCATCAAAGTCGTGCGGGTGTTCCAGACCGAAACCTTTGGCACCATTCTGGTGTCTCGCGCGTTTACGGCAGTGGCGGAAGGCGACCTAGTGGAGGAGTCTGAATGGAAGAACCCGTAA
- a CDS encoding pentapeptide repeat-containing protein: MVGCKVSTRFFTNRFGRQGTLASFKVGEQACRVAGWMVCLVVVSCWYPAWVQAECKVDTGGANVATVLVVHVSDACTEAEREARAVSAKDIMRALVAGKGVDLDGVVIHGDVLLDELPAQKVAAVKGLSLEDRRLLEGLNDEDVHVIHGPLVIKHARVKGRLASRLKQGFLLITGPVVLIHSTFSGPVDLSRTVFLGVVDGSNAKFEQESYFVQDRFTQGAMFSETRFGPHARYHRSMFGGPAMFRGADFPGLTEFLEVVFEQDANFSRAAFHMGTGFSGAQCRAKCDFSSTQFDREAFFLFARFDRAVTFASARFHAQTDFSDAVFKEADDLPRATFASPPVLTRTARMTPAMPGRPEAGPFSQHVTIALLVAALGLLVYILKAK; this comes from the coding sequence GTGGTCGGGTGTAAAGTGTCGACGCGATTTTTCACCAATCGGTTTGGGCGGCAAGGCACTCTGGCATCGTTCAAGGTCGGCGAGCAAGCCTGTCGCGTAGCTGGATGGATGGTGTGCCTGGTGGTGGTGAGCTGCTGGTATCCGGCCTGGGTGCAGGCCGAATGTAAAGTAGACACAGGCGGAGCGAACGTCGCCACCGTATTGGTGGTGCATGTGAGCGACGCCTGCACGGAGGCGGAGCGAGAAGCCCGAGCCGTGTCCGCAAAGGATATCATGCGGGCGCTAGTAGCCGGAAAGGGTGTGGATCTCGACGGCGTCGTGATTCATGGCGATGTCCTGCTCGATGAGCTGCCGGCGCAAAAGGTTGCGGCAGTGAAAGGGTTGTCCCTGGAAGATCGTCGGTTGCTCGAGGGGCTGAACGATGAGGACGTCCATGTCATTCACGGGCCGCTGGTCATCAAGCATGCGCGGGTCAAGGGACGCCTTGCCAGCCGGCTCAAACAGGGATTCCTGCTGATCACCGGGCCGGTGGTGTTGATCCATTCCACGTTTTCGGGCCCCGTGGATTTGTCGAGGACGGTGTTTCTGGGGGTGGTTGATGGATCGAACGCGAAATTTGAACAGGAGAGCTATTTCGTCCAGGATCGGTTTACGCAAGGGGCCATGTTTTCAGAGACCCGGTTCGGTCCCCATGCTCGGTATCATCGCTCGATGTTCGGCGGACCGGCGATGTTTCGTGGTGCCGACTTTCCCGGCCTCACCGAATTTCTGGAGGTCGTCTTCGAACAGGATGCGAATTTTTCACGCGCGGCGTTTCACATGGGGACCGGGTTTTCCGGGGCTCAGTGCCGCGCCAAGTGCGATTTCTCGTCGACACAGTTTGACCGGGAGGCATTTTTTCTTTTCGCTCGCTTCGACCGGGCAGTGACGTTTGCCTCGGCGCGGTTTCACGCGCAGACCGACTTCTCCGACGCCGTCTTTAAGGAGGCCGATGACTTGCCGCGCGCAACATTTGCCAGCCCGCCGGTCTTGACCAGGACCGCCAGGATGACCCCTGCCATGCCCGGTCGTCCCGAAGCCGGTCCGTTCTCTCAGCACGTCACCATCGCCCTGTTGGTGGCTGCGTTAGGGCTGCTCGTCTACATCCTCAAAGCCAAGTGA
- a CDS encoding class I SAM-dependent methyltransferase, with protein sequence MKAAAAIQQPLELSEDVRALIAWRIPDLIAYQHASDEWWLAPLDDDFPLVRLNRVGIEMLTSMNGHITVGALLEKYGDKICGPDGQPGSWHLERWSIPNYSLCYFGTEPPGGHRHKAKWDLLLQQIRESWSGQQEFEGEEHLEDFHVHELKESDLEDGHFDLIETTVSHLFREPCEALGGTTYGRLLMRQLRRLGWFKRKPKVIVEIGGGLGYVARELGQELLPFEKQGIQYISLDVTRPFLQLQTKRAKAGGWTVTGTHANGECLPFRDNSVDLIIDNENMADMTPVKLTRKELMEGRGTTAQHQEALDWIRRLRLPIEQDPPEDVIFNLGPMRFVAEVWRVLKPGGRAFLTEFGIEEGWPAAVKLPHHTEYEVQYSHLRQAVRWLGFQERYLTLPQFLQIKPDTKVLCTGAAYTIQRFCQGLGQHFAVRAYTESELTKRLGDILPKLQGCHYHDIADPAWFGLIDFKVLLLEKPGGIPQANFTEQKGGFRWYSQR encoded by the coding sequence ATGAAAGCTGCTGCTGCCATTCAACAACCGCTCGAATTGAGTGAAGACGTACGCGCCCTGATTGCCTGGCGCATTCCTGACCTGATCGCCTACCAGCATGCCTCTGACGAATGGTGGCTGGCGCCGCTCGATGACGATTTCCCGCTCGTCCGCCTCAACCGGGTGGGGATCGAGATGCTGACGTCCATGAACGGGCACATTACCGTCGGGGCGCTCCTGGAAAAATACGGCGACAAGATCTGCGGTCCCGACGGACAACCAGGCTCCTGGCACCTGGAACGGTGGTCAATCCCCAACTACTCCCTCTGTTATTTCGGCACCGAACCACCGGGCGGCCATCGGCACAAAGCCAAATGGGATCTGCTGCTGCAACAAATCCGGGAAAGCTGGTCCGGCCAACAAGAGTTCGAGGGCGAAGAACATCTTGAGGATTTCCATGTCCACGAGTTGAAAGAAAGCGATTTGGAAGACGGCCACTTCGATTTGATCGAGACCACAGTCTCGCATCTCTTCCGCGAGCCCTGCGAGGCACTGGGAGGCACCACCTATGGACGCCTCCTCATGCGCCAACTGCGGCGACTCGGTTGGTTCAAACGGAAACCGAAGGTGATCGTAGAAATCGGCGGCGGACTGGGCTATGTCGCCCGCGAATTGGGACAGGAGCTGTTGCCGTTCGAAAAACAGGGCATCCAGTACATCTCGCTAGACGTCACCCGTCCATTTTTGCAGCTGCAAACGAAGCGAGCCAAAGCCGGCGGGTGGACCGTAACAGGCACCCACGCTAATGGAGAATGCCTCCCATTTCGCGATAATTCGGTCGATCTCATCATCGACAATGAAAATATGGCGGACATGACGCCCGTCAAGCTCACCCGGAAGGAACTCATGGAAGGACGTGGCACGACGGCGCAGCACCAAGAAGCACTCGACTGGATCAGGCGATTGCGGCTGCCCATCGAACAAGACCCACCGGAAGACGTGATCTTCAATCTAGGGCCGATGCGGTTCGTGGCCGAAGTCTGGCGCGTGCTCAAACCGGGAGGCCGCGCATTTCTGACGGAATTCGGCATCGAGGAGGGATGGCCCGCCGCAGTCAAACTCCCTCATCATACTGAGTACGAAGTGCAATACAGCCATCTCCGGCAGGCGGTGCGCTGGCTTGGGTTCCAAGAACGGTATCTCACACTTCCTCAATTTCTGCAGATCAAACCGGACACGAAGGTGCTCTGCACAGGTGCAGCCTATACCATTCAACGCTTTTGTCAGGGACTTGGCCAGCACTTCGCCGTGAGGGCCTATACCGAGAGTGAACTCACAAAGAGGTTAGGCGACATTCTTCCGAAGCTGCAGGGCTGCCACTACCACGATATCGCCGATCCGGCGTGGTTTGGCCTCATCGATTTCAAGGTGCTCCTCCTGGAAAAACCGGGAGGGATTCCGCAGGCCAATTTCACGGAACAAAAGGGCGGCTTTCGCTGGTACTCGCAGCGCTGA
- a CDS encoding Ppx/GppA family phosphatase, with protein MTSRWMKRERHPMNAPQPPARRMLAGIDIGTLTCRLLIAELTAFGTLRELHSDRRILRLGQGVDRDHVLRSDAMERVVETLNEWRQMMDGYQLEASTAVATSAVRDAENRDEFVTLVRERTGLQVEIISGDEEARRTILGIRSGLPPGVTDLLALDVGGGSTEFVVDRRNQAPLMRSVDIGVVRLCERLLHHDPPTGDEIRQAREWVRSETAAAVASLALPVGLTFVGTAGTITALAAMAQQLPAYEPARVHNYRLALTTVQDLEATLLARTKAERAGLPGLERGREDVIAAGAIIVRTVMETVGMPSLLVSDLGLREGILIDLANRLSQDLAKPHP; from the coding sequence ATGACATCGCGGTGGATGAAGCGTGAGCGCCATCCGATGAATGCCCCTCAACCCCCTGCCCGTCGGATGCTCGCCGGTATCGATATCGGGACCCTGACCTGCCGTCTGCTCATTGCGGAACTCACGGCGTTTGGAACCTTGCGCGAGCTGCATTCGGACCGACGCATTCTGCGGTTGGGGCAAGGAGTTGACCGGGACCATGTGTTGCGTAGCGACGCCATGGAACGAGTGGTGGAGACGCTGAACGAGTGGCGCCAGATGATGGATGGGTACCAGCTGGAGGCATCCACGGCGGTGGCAACGAGCGCGGTGCGTGATGCCGAGAACCGTGATGAGTTCGTGACCCTAGTGCGGGAGCGAACTGGGCTTCAGGTTGAGATCATTTCCGGGGACGAAGAAGCCCGCCGAACGATCCTCGGGATCCGATCCGGTTTGCCCCCAGGTGTGACCGACCTGTTGGCGTTGGACGTGGGGGGAGGGAGTACGGAATTTGTTGTGGATCGCCGCAACCAGGCTCCCCTGATGCGCTCGGTTGACATCGGTGTGGTGCGCCTGTGCGAGCGCCTGTTGCACCACGACCCGCCTACGGGCGATGAAATCCGTCAGGCGCGTGAGTGGGTGCGGAGCGAGACGGCTGCGGCTGTGGCATCTCTGGCGTTGCCCGTTGGCCTCACCTTTGTCGGGACAGCAGGCACGATTACCGCACTGGCTGCGATGGCGCAGCAGTTACCGGCCTATGAACCAGCCCGAGTTCACAATTACCGCCTCGCGCTGACGACGGTGCAAGACTTGGAAGCGACACTGCTGGCCCGCACCAAGGCCGAACGTGCAGGGTTGCCGGGCCTTGAGCGAGGCCGGGAGGACGTCATCGCTGCCGGCGCGATCATCGTCCGCACGGTGATGGAGACGGTCGGGATGCCGAGTCTTCTAGTAAGCGATCTCGGGCTTCGAGAGGGTATATTGATTGATTTGGCAAATCGGCTGAGTCAGGATCTCGCCAAGCCTCATCCATAA
- the recG gene encoding ATP-dependent DNA helicase RecG — translation MIRPIEFACRDAFAHLPNVKHLDRFVSEQVIGALGEHLYPRPVEVELLSLRNLFVDFYTRLTPAEQQDRLSQALVLVRRLQDGGDRIEPPLAISSTKPALPMPVIADPSKPLWELSIQFVKGVGPKRTMVLQRLGISSVEDALWTLPWRYDDRSVVTPVAKLVPGGTYCVCGMIIRTEATRARSRRLSILDVTVQDATGVIHAVFFNQPYLEEVLQKGVRVMMVGRVVPSRRGWMELRLEATQFEVLSGVEDELLHVGRIVPIYHETKGWTSRQMRTLLHSLLSEHGVYLEEVLPLSVRARHRLLPIGKALQQVHFPASKTDFAALDHGVTSAHRRLAFEELFLLQAALALRRRELKEECKPFRFSPQVTLLKELAQRLPFTLTTAQERVWREIQSDMATSRPMNRLVQGDVGSGKTVVALHALVMACGSGCQAALMVPTEILAEQHYLTLKPLLESVGLNTVLLTSSGKSKARQAVLQQLASGEAQVAIGTHALIQKRVHFAQLGLVVVDEQHKFGVLQRKTLLDKGYRPDVLVMTATPIPRTLAMTVYGDLDVSVIDMLPPGRKPVRTMLYTEGQRQKTWRLVGDELKAGRQAYIVYPLVEESEKVDLKAAIQGAEHLRQDVFPGVQVGLLHGRMATAEKEQTMAAFKAGTIQVLVATTVIEVGVDVPNATVMVIEHAERFGLAQLHQLRGRVGRGAHQSMCILMASYLPREVRSRLSRDGSPEPQGSNAQQRLAALVQSQDGFVIAEEDLRIRGPGEFLGLRQWGLPEFRAANLVRDVQLLGVARQEASALLEQDPRLTWPQHQTFKAAMLRRWKGKLDLGAVS, via the coding sequence GTGATTCGGCCTATCGAATTTGCCTGCCGCGATGCCTTTGCCCATTTACCGAACGTCAAACATCTCGATCGGTTCGTGTCCGAACAGGTGATCGGTGCGCTAGGGGAGCATCTCTATCCCCGGCCCGTCGAAGTCGAGCTACTCTCGCTCCGCAATCTGTTTGTCGATTTTTACACCCGCCTCACCCCAGCCGAACAGCAGGATCGGTTGTCGCAAGCATTGGTGCTCGTTCGCCGGCTGCAAGACGGGGGCGACCGGATCGAGCCGCCACTCGCGATCTCCTCGACAAAGCCGGCGCTTCCGATGCCGGTCATTGCCGATCCGTCAAAGCCTTTGTGGGAGCTTTCGATCCAATTTGTGAAGGGAGTTGGCCCGAAGAGAACGATGGTGTTGCAACGATTGGGAATCAGTTCGGTCGAGGATGCGTTGTGGACCTTGCCCTGGCGGTATGACGATCGATCGGTGGTCACGCCGGTCGCCAAACTGGTTCCCGGTGGCACCTATTGCGTTTGCGGCATGATTATTCGAACGGAAGCGACCCGTGCGAGGTCGCGCCGGCTCTCAATTCTGGACGTAACCGTACAGGACGCAACCGGTGTGATCCATGCCGTCTTTTTTAACCAACCTTATCTGGAAGAGGTTCTACAGAAGGGAGTGCGGGTCATGATGGTTGGGCGCGTAGTTCCCAGCCGCCGCGGATGGATGGAGCTGCGTTTGGAAGCCACACAATTTGAAGTGCTGAGCGGGGTGGAGGATGAGCTGTTGCATGTCGGACGGATCGTGCCTATTTATCACGAGACGAAAGGCTGGACGTCGCGTCAGATGCGAACGCTTCTGCATAGCCTGCTGTCGGAGCACGGAGTTTACCTGGAAGAAGTCCTGCCGCTGTCTGTGCGGGCGCGGCATAGGTTACTCCCGATCGGTAAGGCGCTCCAACAAGTGCATTTCCCCGCGTCCAAGACCGACTTTGCAGCCCTCGACCATGGTGTGACCAGCGCTCATCGCCGATTGGCCTTCGAAGAGCTGTTCCTCCTTCAAGCGGCCCTGGCGCTTCGCAGGCGGGAATTGAAGGAAGAATGCAAGCCATTCCGATTCAGCCCTCAGGTAACGTTACTGAAAGAGCTGGCTCAACGGCTGCCCTTCACACTGACCACAGCTCAGGAACGGGTATGGCGGGAGATTCAGTCTGACATGGCGACCTCCCGGCCGATGAATCGGCTGGTACAGGGGGATGTCGGTTCCGGGAAGACCGTGGTTGCACTGCATGCATTGGTGATGGCATGCGGGTCGGGCTGCCAGGCTGCACTGATGGTTCCCACAGAAATTCTGGCAGAGCAACATTACCTGACGCTCAAACCCCTCTTAGAGTCGGTGGGGCTCAACACGGTGCTGTTGACGAGCAGTGGTAAATCGAAAGCCCGTCAAGCGGTGTTGCAGCAACTGGCATCAGGCGAGGCGCAGGTCGCAATCGGCACACATGCCTTGATTCAAAAGCGGGTGCACTTTGCGCAGTTGGGACTCGTGGTGGTCGATGAGCAGCATAAGTTTGGCGTGCTGCAACGAAAAACCTTGCTCGACAAGGGCTATCGACCGGACGTGCTGGTCATGACAGCCACGCCGATTCCGCGTACCTTGGCGATGACCGTCTACGGGGATTTGGATGTCTCGGTGATCGACATGCTGCCCCCTGGTCGTAAACCCGTGCGGACCATGCTGTATACGGAAGGCCAACGCCAGAAGACCTGGCGGCTGGTAGGCGACGAGTTGAAGGCGGGGCGCCAAGCCTACATCGTCTATCCATTGGTCGAAGAATCGGAGAAGGTTGACCTCAAAGCCGCGATTCAAGGAGCGGAGCATCTGCGACAGGATGTCTTTCCAGGAGTACAGGTGGGGCTGCTACATGGCAGAATGGCGACGGCGGAAAAAGAACAGACCATGGCCGCCTTCAAGGCGGGCACCATTCAGGTTCTGGTGGCGACGACAGTGATAGAAGTGGGGGTAGACGTTCCCAATGCGACGGTGATGGTGATTGAGCACGCGGAACGATTTGGGCTTGCGCAGCTCCACCAGTTGCGAGGGCGAGTCGGACGGGGGGCGCACCAGTCGATGTGTATCCTCATGGCTTCGTATCTTCCACGAGAGGTGAGGTCACGGCTCAGTCGGGACGGAAGTCCGGAGCCTCAAGGGTCCAATGCGCAGCAACGGTTGGCCGCGTTGGTTCAATCGCAGGACGGTTTCGTCATTGCCGAGGAGGATCTTCGTATCAGGGGCCCCGGCGAGTTTCTGGGGTTGCGCCAATGGGGGCTGCCGGAGTTTCGTGCGGCCAATCTTGTTCGGGATGTGCAACTCTTGGGGGTGGCCAGGCAAGAGGCCTCTGCGTTGCTGGAGCAGGATCCTCGTCTCACGTGGCCGCAACACCAGACCTTCAAGGCCGCCATGTTACGACGGTGGAAGGGCAAGCTGGACTTGGGAGCCGTAAGTTAG